In the genome of Raphanus sativus cultivar WK10039 chromosome 4, ASM80110v3, whole genome shotgun sequence, one region contains:
- the LOC130511342 gene encoding uncharacterized protein LOC130511342, giving the protein MVLIYVKSGEWMSSSSEEWSFVVDKDRRGRMVTLDATTVLERLKIMVCEDYGVEPNSVNVELSYEMVNQTGNPPIIISNDRQVANFMGYAKKGLGPTLCVTFSSSGVNQKERVNIDLNKEPCDSSNIEDEEVPEINPADFVKASKEPCDTRKEQVAGDGCGDENGESENKSFQILTEKDGKSLRPDFVKKDQIFRSKMVLKATMEIWAMKHHFDYTVNKSTRKWWYIRCKDRLCNWAVRAGCLDGSTYFMINKCEGRHTCAPSKRSKFGKTASARTIGSLIQHRFDDSNEGPKSNEIIQFMRMEHSVEITYSHAWEAREFAIAAVRGIPDESYAKIPKYLHMIKEANPGTHTHYETADDGRFLYLFMSFGQSVRGFYNTMRRVIVVDGTFLKNKYKGVLLVATAVDGNSNLYPLAFGVVDSENDDSWGWFFRQLKEVVADSNDLAFVSDRNSSIAKAIATVYPRSAHGICIHHLLTNVVKHFKEKGLTALVEQASKAYRYTEFQERITEIFDMNPELGRYLREADVRKWARSVFPGSRYDIRTTNPAESINSLLKIPREYPVIPLLDSIREFMTRWFYERRLLSSKHLDPLTVKVEKKIDRRIVKAKGFQVYKIDNFRSLVKGDKYDCHVDLGRRTCTCGKYDIGKIPCRHAIPAIYSRGREVHSFTDDVYTTATWRKAYEESINPIAVPESDWNVPAKVKSTKVLPPDSRKSAGRPVKRRYETVEDKIRASQGSSKNKKHKCSRCGNEGHKRGTCDLPI; this is encoded by the exons ATGGTTCTAATATATGTCAAATCTGGTGAATGGATGTCTAGTTCCAGCGAGGAGTGGAGTTTCGTGGTAGACAAAGACAGGCGTGGTCGAATGGTGACATTAGATGCTACAACTGTGTTGGAGCGGCTCAAGATCATGGTGTGTGAGGATTATGGCGTGGAACCTAATTCTGTTAATGTTGAGTTGAGTTATGAGATGGTGAATCAGACAGGGAATCCTCCCATTATCATCAGCAATGATCGACAAGTAGCTAACTTTATGGGCTATGCGAAGAAGGGTTTAGGTCCTACCTTATGTGTCACGTTCTCTAGTAGTGGTGTGAATCAAAAGGAACGAGTCAACATCGATTTGAATAAGGAGCCGTGTGATTCAAGTAATATTGAGGATGAGGAAGTTCCTGAAATAAATCCAGCAGATTTTGTCAAAGCGTCAAAGGAGCCTTGTGATACAAGGAAGGAGCAAGTCGCTGGGGATGGTTGTGGTGACGAAAACGGAGAAAGTGAAAACAAAAGTTTTCAAATCCTTACTGAAAAGGATGGTAAATCTTTGCGCCCAGATTTTGTGAAGAAGGATCAAATTTTCAGAAGTAAAATGGTTCTTAAAGCAACAATGGAGATTTGGGCGATGAAGCATCATTTTGATTACACTGTTAACAAATCTACTAGAAAGTGGTGGTACATTCGATGTAAGGATAGATTGTGCAACTGGGCTGTGCGTGCGGGATGTCTGGATGGGTCTACATACTTCATGATCAACAAGTGCGAGGGAAGACATACATGTGCTCCTTCGAAGAGAAGCAAGTTTGGGAAAACAGCATCGGCAAGAACAATTGGGAGTCTGATACAACATCGATTTGATGATTCAAATGAAGGCCCAAAATCAAACGAGATCATTCAATTTATGAGAATGGAGCACAGTGTTGAGATCACTTATTCGCACGCTTGGGAAGCTCGTGAGTTTGCAATAGCAGCTGTTAGAGGTATACCAGATGAAAGTTATGCTAAAATACCTAAATATTTGCATATGATCAAAGAAGCTAATCCTGGTACGCATACTCACTATGAAACTGCTGACGATGGGAGATTCTTGTATCTATTTATGTCGTTTGGGCAATCAGTTAGAGGATTCTACAATACAATGCGTAGGGTGATCGTTGTAGATGGAACgtttctgaaaaataaatacaaaggaGTTCTACTTGTTGCTACTGCTGTTGATGGTAACTCTAATCTGTATCCGTTAGCATTTGGAGTTGTTGATTCAGAGAATGATGATTCGTGGGGCTGGTTCTTCAGACAATTGAAAGAGGTTGTTGCTGACTCCAACGACTTAGCTTTTGTTTCGGATAGAAATTCATCAATCGCTAAAGCTATTGCCACTGTCTACCCTCGATCAGCACATGGAATTTGCATTCACCACTTGCTGACCAATGTGGTTAAACATTTTAAGGAGAAGGGGTTGACTGCCTTGGTCGAACAAGCTTCAAAGGCATATAGGTACACTGAATTTCAGGAACGTATCACCGAAATTTTTGATATGAATCCTGAGCTCGGAAGATATCTACGGGAGGCTGATGTGAGAAAATGGGCTCGTTCTGTCTTCCCTGGTTCCAGGTATGACATTAGGACCACAAACCCCGCAGAATCCATAAATTCACTTCTGAAAATACCTAGAGAATATCCGGTTATTCCTTTACTGGATAGTATAAGAGAATTCATGACTCGATGGTTCTACGAGCGTCGCCTGTTAAGCTCTAAACATCTTGATCCTTTAACCGTTAAGGTGGAGAAAAAGATTGATAGGAGAATTGTGAAGGCAAAAGGATTTCAGGTTTACAAGATTGACAACTTCAGATCGCTTGTGAAAGGAGACAAGTATGATTGTCATGTTGATTTGGGAAGAAGAACATGCACATGTGGGAAGTACGATATAGGAAAAATACCTTGCAGACACGCCATTCCTGCAATTTATTCACGAG GAAGAGAAGTACACAGTTTTACTGACGATGTATACACCACTGCAACGTGGAGAAAAGCCTATGAGGAGTCCATTAATCCAATAGCAGTCCCAGAGTCTGACTGGAATGTCCCAGCAAAGGTTAAAAGTACAAAGGTGTTGCCACCAGATTCAAGAAAGAGTGCTGGTCGACCCGTGAAGAGAAGGTATGAAACAGTAGAAGACAAGATTAGAGCTTCTCAAGGATCAAGCAAGAATAAAAAGCACAAGTGCAGCCGTTGTGGTAACGAAGGACACAAGAGGGGAACTTGCGATTTACCCATTTAG
- the LOC130511343 gene encoding uncharacterized protein At1g43920, Chloroplastic-like translates to MSSVNSSSYSTDRIDRQRGIPTRCKCGEKVARFTSKTVTNPGRLFHRCPMGSEMDKTHLFKWTDESVVEEVEDFQELFDVLLVDTSEIQRSMQACETRLKCHESRIIEMEDAVSRCQEKTIKCISELRILKALFLCCLVMIFIYFNYP, encoded by the exons ATGTCTTCGGTCAATTCTTCATCCTATTCAACAGATCGAATCGACAGACAACGTGGAATTCCCACAAGATGCAAGTGCGGTGAGAAAGTGGCTCGTTTCACTTCGAAAACAGTGACAAATCCGGGAAGATTATTCCATCGTTGTCCGATGGGATCTGAGATG GACAAAACCCATCTGTTCAAGTGGACTGATGAGTCAGTTGTTGAGGAGGTTGAAGATTTCCAGGAACTGTTTGACGTGCTGCTCGTCGACACTTCCGAGATTCAGAGATCAATGCAAGCTTGTGAGACGAGGCTGAAATGCCATGAGAGTAGAATTATTGAGATGGAAGATGCTGTTTCACGTTGCCAAGAGAAGACTATCAAATGCATTAGCGAGTTAAGGATCCTAAAAGCTTTGTTTCTGTGTTGTTTGGTGATGATCTTCATCTACTTTAACTATCCATGA
- the LOC108852377 gene encoding probable hexosyltransferase MUCI70, which yields MGYNGVGLPTHTVATTRTKPSKLYKEKEDVVRWIFKLIRRRKKILFIISTLVFIRVLYLWHGEDGKNVEVPHSGSTNKDPISNIRNNLSYVGKAAKAYRPRPPPYFRGYTLPPDHPCNRFTLPPPPADKKRTGPRPCPVCYLPLEEAIALMPTSPSFSPVLKNLTYIHEKPLNRKTEFGGSDFGGYPTLKLRRRSFNIKGTMSVHCGFVKGPEPGRGTGFDINEKDLLEMKRCRGIVVASTVFDAFDDVKSPSNISKYSEQTVCFFMFIDEKTETSLKRDKSFNRTTKKVGLWRIVVVHNLPYTDGRRNGKVPKLLVHRLFPNSRYSLWMDGKLDLVVDPHQILERFLWRENVTFAISRHYKRFDVFVEAEANKAAGKYANASIDFQVDFYKKEGLTPYSAAKLPITSDVPEGCVILREHVPISNLFTCLWFNEVDRFTSRDQISFSTVRDKIAARTKWNVSMFLDCQRRNFVVQRYHLADQEKLKKKRAPMAILPPPAPVSSELPSTLTNVSQVVSITPPKRRGRDGQLSARSQPLNVTALHTNTLYSFG from the exons ATGGGGTATAATGGCGTCGGTTTGCCTACCCACACGGTTGCAACAACGCGTACGAAGCCATCTAAGTTGTACAAGGAGAAGGAAGATGTTGTACGTTggatctttaaattaataagacGTCGTAAGAAGATTCTCTTTATAATCTCCACTCTTGTCTTCATTCGCGTCCTTTACCTCTGGCATG GTGAAGATGGTAAGAATGTTGAAGTTCCTCACAGTGGCAGTACAAATAAAGATCCAATAAGCAATATTCGTAACAACTTATCTTACGTGGGAAAAGCTGCAAAAGCGTATCGGCCTCGTCCTCCTCCATATTTTCGTGGCTACACACTTCCTCCAGATCATCCCTGTAACAGGTTCACTTTACCTCCTCCACCAGCTGACAAGAAGAGAACCGGACCACGCC CATGTCCGGTTTGTTACCTTCCATTAGAAGAAGCAATCGCCTTAATGCCAACCTCACCATCGTTTTCCCCTGTTCTTAAGAACCTAACGTATATACATGAGAAGCCACTTAACCGGAAAACAGAGTTTGGAGGCTCAGATTTTGGCGGTTATCCGACTTTGAAACTAAGGAGAAGATCTTTTAACATCAAAGGAACGATGAGTGTACATTGCGG GTTTGTCAAAGGACCTGAACCTGGAAGAGGAACAGGGTTTGATATCAATGAGAAAGATCTTCTTGAAATGAAGCGGTGTCGAGGGATAGTTGTTGCTTCAACAGTATTTG ATGCTTTTGATGATGTGAAGAGCCCTAGCAATATTAGTAAATACTCTGAGCAAACGGTTTGCTTTTTCATGTTCATTGATGAGAAAACCGAAACAAGCTTGAAGAGAGATAAAAGCTTTAATAGAACCACCAAGAAAGTAGGGTTGTGGAGAATTGTTGTTGTTCATAACCTTCCTTATACAGATGGAAGGCGCAACGGAAAG gtaccaaagCTTCTTGTCCATAGGCTGTTTCCGAATTCTCGTTATTCTTTATGGATGGATGGGAAGCTGGACCTTGTGGTCGATCCACATCAAATTCTAGAGAG GTTCTTGTGGAGGGAGAACGTTACATTTGCAATCTCTAGACATTACAAACGGTTTGATGTATTTGTGGAAGCAGAAGCAAATAAAGCTGCGGGTAAATATGCCAATGCTTCAATAGATTTTCAAGTGGATTTCTACAAGAAAGAAGGTCTAACACCTTATTCTGCTGCCAAGCTCCCAATCACAAGCG ATGTACCAGAAGGATGCGTCATTCTTAGAGAGCATGTTCCAATTAGCAATCTATTTACTTGCCTTTGGTTCAATGAAGTTGATCGCTTCACTTCTAGAGATCAAATCAGTTTCTCAACAGTAAGAGACAAGATTGCTGCAAGGACAAAATGGAATGTGAGTATGTTTCTAGACTGCCAAAGACGCAACTTTGTGGTTCAG AGATATCATCTAGCGGATCAAGAGAAACTGAAGAAGAAACGAGCTCCAATGGCCATACTCCCCCCACCAGCACCGGTCAGCAGCGAGTTACCTAGCACGTTAACGAACGTGAGTCAAGTCGTGAGCATAACGCCGCCTAAAAGGCGAGGAAGAGACGGACAGTTGAGTGCAAGGAGTCAGCCTTTGAATGTAACTGCACTACATACGAATACGCT ATACTCTTTCGGATGA
- the LOC108853692 gene encoding non-classical arabinogalactan protein 30, with protein MGFIGKSVLLTLIALCCFISSVFSIHTFQPAMKLITPLPTPPPAKAPIKIPTLPPAKAPIKVPTLPPSIAPIKPPVLPPVSPPKFSRTLVAVRGVVFCKACKYAGINNLEGAKPVKGAVVRLLCKNKKNTTSETTTDKNGYFLLYAPKTVTNYAIKNCRAYLVKSPDAKCSKVSTLHDGYLGSFLKPVVKPENATIIFNKLTYGLFNVGPFAFEPVCPK; from the exons ATGGGTTTCATTGGTAAGAGTGTTTTGCTAACTCTCATAGCACTTTGCTGCTTCATTTCCTCTGTTTTCAGTATTCATACGTTTCAACCTGCAATGAAACTAATAACACCATTGCCCACTCCCCCACCGGCCAAAGCTCCTATCAAGATACCAACTCTTCCACCAGCCAAAGCTCCGATCAAGGTACCAACTCTCCCACCTTCCATAGCTCCGATCAAGCCTCCTGTTCTCCCACCGGTTTCTCCTCCTAAGTTTAGCAGGACACTAGTGGCCGTGCGGGGTGTGGTCTTCTGCAAAGCCTGCAAGTACGCCGGTATAAACAATCTCGAAGGCGCCAAACCCGTTAAAG GTGCGGTGGTGAGACTTTTGTGCAAAAACAAGAAGAACACGACATCCGAGACAACAACGGACAAGAACGGATACTTTTTGCTCTATGCCCCTAAAACCGTGACCAACTACGCTATCAAAAATTGCCGAGCTTACCTAGTGAAGTCGCCTGACGCTAAATGCAGCAAAGTGTCGACGCTCCACGATGGATACTTGGGCTCCTTTCTAAAACCGGTGGTGAAACCAGAGAATGCAACGATCATCTTCAACAAGCTAACGTACGGTCTTTTCAACGTTGGTCCATTCGCATTCGAGCCTGTCTGTCCCAAATGA
- the LOC130511344 gene encoding putative uncharacterized protein YER190C-A: MNHYGASLAHSFYLAAESLSTMRYEKGAFSGGRVGSSIRASNGERVGALVGAFNGSRVGALIGAFSGERVGTLMGAFTGERSGALMGAFSGERSGALMGAFNGERSGALMGAFSGERSGAFIGAFSGERIGALVGAFSGERSGALMGAFSGEKSGALMGAFSGERTGALMGAFSGERSGALPGAFSGERIGALVGAFSGERVGALVGAFSGERVGALVGAFSGERVGVLMGAFNGERADRSVGAFNGGRADSLAGSFNGGRIDRSLVGTFNGGRVDRSVGDFNGRIVDSLVGVFNGRRVFLGALVNGASSFIGG; encoded by the exons ATGAACCACTATGGAGCATCTTTAGCTCACAGCTTCTACTTGGCTGCAGAAAGCCTTTCAACTATGAGGTATGAAAAAG GAGCTTTTAGTGGTGGGAGAGTTGGTAGCTCGATAAGAGCTTCTAACGGTGAGAGAGTTGGTGCTTTGGTGGGAGCTTTCAACGGTTCGAGAGTTGGTGCTCTGATAGGAGCTTTCAGCGGTGAGAGAGTTGGTACTCTGATGGGAGCTTTCACCGGTGAGAGAAGTGGCGCTCTGATGGGAGCTTTCAGCGGGGAGAGAAGTGGCGCTCTGATGGGAGCTTTCAACGGTGAGAGAAGTGGTGCTCTGATGGGAGCGTTCAGCGGTGAGAGAAGTGGTGCTTTCATAGGAGCTTTCAGCGGTGAGAGAATTGGTGCTCTGGTGGGAGCTTTCAGCGGTGAGAGAAGTGGTGCTCTGATGGGAGCTTTCAGCGGGGAGAAAAGTGGAGCTCTGATGGGAGCTTTCAGCGGTGAGAGAACTGGTGCTCTGATGGGAGCGTTCAGCGGTGAGAGAAGTGGTGCTTTGCCAGGAGCTTTCAGCGGTGAGAGAATTGGTGCTCTGGTGGGAGCTTTCAGCGGCGAGAGAGTTGGTGCTCTGGTGGGAGCTTTCAGCGGCGAGAGAGTTGGTGCTCTGGTGGGAGCTTTCAGCGGCGAGAGAGTTGGTGTTCTGATGGGAGCTTTCAACGGTGAGAGAGCTGATCGCTCGGTAGGAGCTTTCAACGGTGGGAGAGCTGATAGCTTGGCAGGTTCTTTCAACGGTGGGAGAATTGATCGTAGTTTGGTAGGAACTTTTAACGGTGGGAGAGTTGATCGCTCAGTAGGAGATTTTAACGGTAGGATAGTTGACAGCTTGGTAGGAGTGTTTAACGGTAGGAGAGTTTTTCTTGGAGCTTTGGTCAATGGTGCTAGTAGTTTTATTGGAGGTTGA
- the LOC130510649 gene encoding uncharacterized protein LOC130510649 gives MSEELPKRIFNEGDEPQVTQINNNCRIDYIIKKFEKWMPKEFADVKKDPVFSQVFKLHENGLGYSARVIHSILCRELLTYMMHELWFVFARRPHRFSLQEFHAVTGFECRTSLSLKIDLEDYAYDGGFWSKVLKRKDESITLFNLWNKDKAAVMKWKNADRIRLIYLAIILCVVLARDEKANIPLKYITLVMDLEKFRKYPWGVAAYDLLCSSIAKNRHKLKEKTTSYVLDGFSYALQIWAMEAVPKIGKLCGKKLDKSFANGPRCINWRGAAKVSYDEINRLEQIFTAEVIFCI, from the coding sequence ATGTCTGAGGAGCTACCAAAGAGGATTTTTAATGAGGGCGACGAGCCCCAAGTGACTCAGATCAATAACAACTGCAGGATCGACTACATTATCAAGAAGTTCGAGAAGTGGATGCCAAAGGAGTTTGCTGATGTGAAGAAAGATCCGGTTTTCTCTCAGGTTTTCAAGCTTCATGAGAATGGTCTTGGCTACTCCGCGAGAGTGATACACAGCATCTTGTGCAGGGAGCTTCTGACTTACATGATGCACGAGCTGTGGTTTGTTTTCGCTCGAAGGCCACATCGATTTTCACTCCAAGAGTTCCACGCAGTGACCGGGTTTGAGTGCAGGACTAGTCTTTCACTTAAGATTGACTTAGAAGACTATGCATATGACGGTGGTTTCTGGAGCAAGGTCTTGAAGAGGAAAGATGAATCCATTACACTCTTCAACCTGTGGAATAAGGACAAGGCAGCTGTGATGAAGTGGAAGAATGCAGATCGCATTAGACTGATCTACTTGGCCATCATTCTCTGTGTGGTTTTGGCGAGAGATGAGAAGGCCAATATCCCCCTCAAATACATCACACTGGTCATGGATCTGGAGAAGTTTCGGAAGTATCCTTGGGGAGTTGCGGCTTACGACCTTCTCTGCAGTTCGATAGCCAAAAACCGTCACAAACTGAAGGAGAAGACAACAAGTTATGTGTTAGATGGATTCTCATACGCCTTGCAGATTTGGGCTATGGAAGCTGTACCAAAGATTGGTAAGCTTTGTGGAAAGAAACTGGACAAAAGCTTTGCTAATGGTCCTAGATGCATCAACTGGAGGGGAGCTGCAAAGGTTTCATATGATGAGATCAATAGGCTGGAGCAAATCTTTACAGCAGAGGTAATTTTCTGTATTTAA